One window of Myxocyprinus asiaticus isolate MX2 ecotype Aquarium Trade chromosome 6, UBuf_Myxa_2, whole genome shotgun sequence genomic DNA carries:
- the LOC127441878 gene encoding protein FAM131A-like isoform X1, with the protein MEVSTFIMCPVIQPESPVRRCHKVDDPIDMLPKSRKALSIQEIAALARSSFNGISQVVKDHVTKPTAMAQGRVAHLIEWKGWSKPLDPPSATLQSHFNSYSHLSEGEQEARFAAGVAEQFAIAEAKLRAWTSVDEEDMDEESFEDNPPLNDEQIITNQSSGAVLSNQSCPVPIQTETDNAESQSILRLSDTDQSMQEPCSAQIDHDDLIISEEVPQGDEEVQLSGEEADGGIYAIHKPERRPLWSKGDSCYYSTSYSESGLSPEEEEDGREVEEGEDNVFQEVICWDRHCRSISDTSGGLSFDEDEAEEEQEEGSKQ; encoded by the exons ATGGAAGTCTCAACCTTCATAATGTGTCCAGTCATACAGCCAGAGAGCCCTGTCAGGAGATGTCATAAG GTTGATGACCCTATTGATATGCTCCCCAAGTCTAGAAAAGCCCTTAGCATCCAGGAAATTGCAGCTCTGGCCAGATCATCATTTAATG GCATCTCACAGGTGGTGAAGGATCATGTGACCAAACCCACAGCCATGGCTCAGGGGCGGGTGGCTCATCTGATTGAGTGGAAGGGTTGGTCTAAGCCCTTAGACCCTCCATCTGCTACACTGCAGTCCCACTTTAACTCCTACTCCCATCTCAGCGAGGGTGAGCAGGAGGCCCGGTTCGCAGCAG GTGTTGCTGAGCAGTTTGCCATTGCAGAGGCAAAGCTCCGTGCCTGGACCTCTGTAGATGAGGAGGATATGGATGAAGAGTCTTTCGAAGACAATCCTCCTCTCAATGATGAACAAATCATCACAAATCAGAGCTCAG GTGCTGTATTGTCCAATCAAAGCTGCCCAGTGCCAATTCAGACTGAGACAGACAATGCTGAAAGCCAATCCATACTCCGTCTATCAGACACCGACCAGAGTATGCAGGAACCGTGCTCAGCCCAGATTGACCATGATGACCTGATCATCTCAGAGGAAGTGCCACAGGGAGATGAAGAAGTTCAACTTTCAGGAGAGGAGGCAGATGGGGGCATTTATGCCATTCACAAACCAGAACGCAGGCCTTTGTGGAGCAAGGGAGACTCCTGCTACTACTCCACCTCCTACTCTGAGTCTGGCCTTTCacctgaggaggaggaggatggaaGAGAGGTGGAGGAAGGGGAGGACAACGTCTTTCAGGAAGTCATCTGCTGGGACAGACACTGCAGAAGCATCTCTGATACCTCTGGAGGTTTGTCTTTCGATGAGGATGAAGCGGAGGAAGAGCAGGAGGAAGGTTCCAAGCAGTGA
- the LOC127441878 gene encoding protein FAM131A-like isoform X2: MLYPCAMLLTALPQLNLKVDDPIDMLPKSRKALSIQEIAALARSSFNGISQVVKDHVTKPTAMAQGRVAHLIEWKGWSKPLDPPSATLQSHFNSYSHLSEGEQEARFAAGVAEQFAIAEAKLRAWTSVDEEDMDEESFEDNPPLNDEQIITNQSSGAVLSNQSCPVPIQTETDNAESQSILRLSDTDQSMQEPCSAQIDHDDLIISEEVPQGDEEVQLSGEEADGGIYAIHKPERRPLWSKGDSCYYSTSYSESGLSPEEEEDGREVEEGEDNVFQEVICWDRHCRSISDTSGGLSFDEDEAEEEQEEGSKQ, translated from the exons ATGCTGTATCCATGTGCAATGCTTTTGACAGCTTTACCCCAACTAAATCTAAAG GTTGATGACCCTATTGATATGCTCCCCAAGTCTAGAAAAGCCCTTAGCATCCAGGAAATTGCAGCTCTGGCCAGATCATCATTTAATG GCATCTCACAGGTGGTGAAGGATCATGTGACCAAACCCACAGCCATGGCTCAGGGGCGGGTGGCTCATCTGATTGAGTGGAAGGGTTGGTCTAAGCCCTTAGACCCTCCATCTGCTACACTGCAGTCCCACTTTAACTCCTACTCCCATCTCAGCGAGGGTGAGCAGGAGGCCCGGTTCGCAGCAG GTGTTGCTGAGCAGTTTGCCATTGCAGAGGCAAAGCTCCGTGCCTGGACCTCTGTAGATGAGGAGGATATGGATGAAGAGTCTTTCGAAGACAATCCTCCTCTCAATGATGAACAAATCATCACAAATCAGAGCTCAG GTGCTGTATTGTCCAATCAAAGCTGCCCAGTGCCAATTCAGACTGAGACAGACAATGCTGAAAGCCAATCCATACTCCGTCTATCAGACACCGACCAGAGTATGCAGGAACCGTGCTCAGCCCAGATTGACCATGATGACCTGATCATCTCAGAGGAAGTGCCACAGGGAGATGAAGAAGTTCAACTTTCAGGAGAGGAGGCAGATGGGGGCATTTATGCCATTCACAAACCAGAACGCAGGCCTTTGTGGAGCAAGGGAGACTCCTGCTACTACTCCACCTCCTACTCTGAGTCTGGCCTTTCacctgaggaggaggaggatggaaGAGAGGTGGAGGAAGGGGAGGACAACGTCTTTCAGGAAGTCATCTGCTGGGACAGACACTGCAGAAGCATCTCTGATACCTCTGGAGGTTTGTCTTTCGATGAGGATGAAGCGGAGGAAGAGCAGGAGGAAGGTTCCAAGCAGTGA